The Scleropages formosus chromosome 11, fSclFor1.1, whole genome shotgun sequence genome window below encodes:
- the LOC108934672 gene encoding dual specificity protein phosphatase 8-like isoform X3, which produces MPVDVVITAAEERFWHEMHESEMKLKIRVRRMKEGRDLRGGFAAFSSCFPGLCEGKPATILPVSLSQPCLPVANVGPTRILPHLYLGSQKDVLNKDLMAQNGITYVLNASNTCPKPDFICESHFMRIPVNDNYCEKLLPWLEKTNEFIDKAKVSNCRVIVHCLAGISRSATIAIAYIMKTMGLSSDDAYRFVKDRRPSISPNFNFLGQLLEFEKGLKLLKALSSVPGKTLIERQEDDPEHKVQECDGVALRNGLHEKEPEPQETEPKIASPASLQQGLNGLHLSAERISDTNRLKRSFSLDIKSVYTPTHCPRATPTLAVIPVDTEDVPKLYKLDSPEVSSDVCRFSSELESPGSDKSPGSEESRTLQRRKEKGSGSMGSSPNRSLNINAGGSRAMHQNSDVDRNLKGSLLLSLPGVGSGQVWTKHRDSTQATTPNTPTDDGPWYLGPDSSAGGGGARFRSGTAFGAFGCEVVRLREKPQDQRDSRGSWHEDTTGSSADKQFKRRSCQMEFEESIAETRAHEELGKVGKQSSFSGSMEIIEVS; this is translated from the exons GGGGGTTTGCCgccttctcctcctgcttccCGGGCCTGTGTGAGGGTAAACCAGCCACCATCCTTCCTGTGAGCCTTTCCCAGCCTTGCCTGCCCGTGGCCAATGTGGGGCCCACCAGGATCCTGCCTCACCTGTACCTGGGCTCCCAGAAGGATGTTCTCAATAAG GACCTTATGGCCCAGAACGGCATCACCTACGTACTGAACGCCAGCAACACCTGCCCCAAGCCGGACTTCATCTGCGAGAGCCATTTTATGCGCATTCCAGTCAATGACAATTACTGCGAGAAGCTTCTGCCCTGGCTGGAGAAAACCAACGAATTCATTG ACAAAGCTAAGGTGTCTAATTGCCGAGTGATTGTGCATTGTCTGGCGGGAATTTCCAGGTCAGCTACCATCGCGATTGCTTACATTATGAAGACAATGGGATTGTCATCTGATGATGCCTACAG GTTTGTGAAGGATCGCAGGCCTTCCATATCACCAAACTTCAACTTTCTGGGCCAGTTGCTTGAGTTTGAGAAAGGTTTGAAGCTGTTGAAAGCCTTGTCTTCAGTCCCTGGTAAGACCCTGATTGAGAGGCAAGAGGACGACCCTGAACACAAGGTCCAGGAGTGTGACGGTGTTGCGCTGCGGAATGGACTCCATGAGAAGGAACCTGAGCCTCAGGAGACAGAACCAAAGATCGCCTCCCCTGCATCTCTTCAGCAGGGCCTTAATGGACTTCACTTGTCTGCAGAGCGCATTTCGGACACCAACCGTCTCAAGCGCTCTTTTTCTCTGGACATTAAGTCAGTTTACACCCCCACTCACTGCCCCAGGGCTACTCCAACATTGGCAGTGATACCAGTGGACACAGAGGACGTTCCCAAGCTTTACAAGCTCGACAGCCCTGAGGTGTCCAGTGACGTTTGCCGGTTTTCTTCGGAGCTGGAGAGCCCGGGTTCAGACAAGTCACCGGGCAGTGAGGAATCCAGGACACTGCagaggaggaaagagaaggGCAGTGGCAGCATGGGGAGCTCCCCAAACCGGTCTCTGAACATTAATGCTGGCGGCAGCCGGGCCATGCACCAGAACTCTGACGTGGACAGAAACTTGAAAGGCTCGCTGCTCTTGAGCTTGCCCGGTGTAGGCTCTGGCCAGGTGTGGACCAAGCACAGGGACTCGACGCAGGCCACCACACCCAACACGCCCACAGATGACGGCCCCTGGTACTTGGGCCCCGACTCATCAGCAGGCGGAGGTGGGGCACGCTTCAGGAGTGGCACAGCCTTTGGGGCATTTGGCTGTGAAGTGGTGCGGCTACGGGAGAAGCCCCAGGATCAACGGGACTCTCGGGGCAGCTGGCACGAGGACACGACTGGCAGCAGCGCCGACAAACAGTTCAAGCGGCGCAGCTGCCAGATGGAGTTTGAGGAAAGCATCGCCGAGACACGGGCCCACGAGGAACTCGGCAAGGTCGGCAAGCAGTCCAGCTTCTCGGGCAGCATGGAGATCATCGAGGTTTCCTGA